Proteins encoded by one window of Cyclobacteriaceae bacterium:
- the trmB gene encoding tRNA (guanosine(46)-N7)-methyltransferase TrmB, producing the protein MKRKQERFKIIEERSNVIERSKSNYTTIKGNWSREHFGNDNPITIELACGRGEYTVGLASLFPERNYIGVDIKGERIWKGSTWAVEQGLTNVAFLRTQILLIENFFGEQEVDEIWITFPDPRPRKRDIKRRLTSPRFLEMYKKLLAPRGFVRLKTDNTLLFNYTLEVLEQRTDITDFEFTHDVYASPLRPECFDIKTRYEEAFASKGETIKYLRFRFKN; encoded by the coding sequence ATGAAAAGAAAGCAGGAACGTTTCAAAATCATAGAAGAGCGGAGCAATGTAATTGAACGTTCAAAATCAAATTACACAACCATTAAAGGAAATTGGAGTCGTGAGCATTTTGGAAATGATAACCCCATCACCATTGAATTGGCGTGTGGCAGGGGAGAGTACACCGTTGGATTAGCATCGCTGTTCCCGGAAAGGAATTATATCGGGGTTGATATCAAGGGCGAACGCATCTGGAAAGGAAGCACCTGGGCCGTAGAGCAAGGGCTTACCAACGTAGCCTTTCTTCGCACGCAAATCCTATTGATTGAAAACTTTTTCGGAGAACAGGAAGTAGATGAAATCTGGATTACGTTTCCTGATCCTCGTCCGCGTAAGCGTGACATCAAGCGCAGACTTACCAGTCCGCGTTTTTTAGAGATGTACAAAAAACTACTTGCGCCCAGAGGTTTCGTTAGGCTCAAGACCGATAACACGTTGCTCTTCAATTACACCCTTGAAGTGCTTGAGCAGCGTACCGACATAACCGATTTTGAATTTACGCATGACGTATATGCCTCACCGCTCAGGCCAGAGTGTTTCGATATTAAAACACGCTATGAAGAAGCGTTTGCTTCCAAGGGAGAGACCATTAAATATTTGCGTTTCAGGTTCAAAAACTGA
- a CDS encoding folylpolyglutamate synthase/dihydrofolate synthase family protein, protein MFSSYEQTIEYLYANLPMFQRVGAVAFKKDLTNTLALCEALGNPQQKFKSIHVGGTNGKGSTAHMLASVLQSAGYKTGLYTSPHLKSFTERIRINGQEVSQAFVVDFVNRIRPHIDRIKPSFFEITVAMAFDYFAKQQVDIAVIEVGLGGRLDSTNVITPEVSVITNIGFDHMDMLGDTLPKIAFEKAGIIKQRIPVVISELQEEVAQVFEEKAKLEQAPIFFADRPVTIRQHGNSVKVNAVFQDQPIEFEFPLLGSYQQKNIAGVLTALECLTDRGFSISKEQVCDGMQQVISQTGLKGRWQILQGNPLVICDTGHNVDGIRLIVKQLATYSYKNLFMIIGMVKDKDHGAVFNLLPKEAHYIFCQANIPRAMDAKELTKEAKAFGLTGDVVPNVNDALNMALRKANPDDLIFVGGSTFVVAELNNL, encoded by the coding sequence ATGTTCAGCTCTTACGAACAAACGATCGAATACCTCTACGCCAACTTACCCATGTTTCAGCGGGTGGGTGCGGTGGCTTTCAAGAAGGATTTAACCAACACCTTGGCGCTGTGTGAAGCGCTGGGCAATCCACAACAGAAATTTAAATCCATTCATGTTGGGGGCACCAACGGAAAGGGGAGCACGGCACACATGCTGGCTTCAGTACTTCAATCTGCCGGATACAAGACCGGTTTGTATACATCGCCTCATTTAAAATCGTTTACCGAACGCATTCGCATCAATGGCCAGGAAGTATCGCAGGCATTTGTTGTTGATTTTGTGAATCGGATACGGCCACACATCGACCGAATTAAACCTTCTTTCTTCGAGATTACGGTGGCCATGGCATTCGATTACTTTGCGAAACAACAGGTTGACATAGCCGTGATTGAAGTTGGCTTGGGTGGAAGGCTGGATTCAACCAATGTGATAACCCCTGAAGTTTCAGTCATTACCAACATTGGTTTCGATCACATGGATATGTTGGGCGATACGCTCCCTAAAATTGCATTTGAGAAAGCAGGTATTATCAAGCAACGTATTCCCGTTGTGATTAGTGAACTGCAGGAAGAAGTAGCACAAGTTTTTGAAGAGAAAGCTAAACTTGAGCAAGCGCCAATATTTTTTGCAGATAGGCCTGTTACAATCAGGCAGCATGGAAATTCGGTTAAAGTGAATGCTGTCTTTCAGGATCAGCCCATTGAGTTTGAGTTTCCTTTGTTGGGCAGCTATCAGCAAAAAAATATTGCCGGAGTGCTGACCGCATTGGAATGCCTGACTGATCGTGGGTTTTCAATTTCAAAGGAGCAAGTCTGTGATGGGATGCAACAGGTTATCAGCCAAACCGGATTGAAAGGACGCTGGCAGATTCTTCAAGGAAATCCGTTAGTCATTTGCGATACGGGGCACAACGTGGATGGTATCCGGTTGATCGTAAAACAGTTGGCTACTTATTCGTATAAAAATCTGTTTATGATTATCGGCATGGTGAAAGATAAGGATCATGGTGCTGTGTTTAACCTGTTGCCGAAGGAAGCACACTATATTTTTTGTCAGGCGAATATTCCCCGTGCGATGGATGCAAAGGAACTAACCAAGGAAGCAAAAGCATTTGGGTTGACAGGTGACGTTGTACCGAATGTAAATGATGCGTTGAATATGGCGCTGCGAAAAGCTAACCCTGACGATTTAATTTTTGTGGGAGGAAGTACTTTTGTAGTAGCTGAGTTGAACAATCTTTAA
- a CDS encoding biopolymer transporter ExbD produces MKLSSKNKVEPMFSMSSMTDLIFLLLVFFMLTSSFVTPSGLPVNLPTTKTSTIEMQKVSVTVTKDLQYFVNEKKVSKSLLEGELKSKLTTKGGSVVLHIDKDVPWGEAMYVTGIATSLEAKVIAATKPK; encoded by the coding sequence ATGAAACTGAGTTCGAAAAATAAGGTTGAGCCCATGTTCAGCATGTCATCCATGACTGACCTGATCTTTTTGTTGCTCGTGTTTTTCATGCTTACTTCATCGTTTGTAACGCCTTCAGGTTTACCGGTCAATCTGCCCACCACAAAAACCAGCACCATCGAAATGCAAAAAGTTTCGGTAACGGTGACCAAAGACCTGCAGTATTTCGTTAATGAAAAGAAGGTGTCGAAGAGTTTGCTGGAAGGAGAATTAAAAAGCAAGCTGACCACCAAAGGGGGGTCGGTGGTGTTGCACATCGATAAGGATGTGCCATGGGGAGAAGCGATGTATGTAACAGGCATTGCCACATCATTGGAAGCGAAAGTTATTGCGGCTACCAAGCCGAAATAG
- a CDS encoding MotA/TolQ/ExbB proton channel family protein: protein MILLQIMTDVATEETANQSLSIIDLALEGGFMMIPIVLLSFIAIYIFFERFLTINKANQDPDPFMHKVKELVLKGDISGAKLLCSQTDSPIARMIEKGISRIGSPLKNIEASIENVGKLEIFRLEKNLSTLATISGAAPMMGFLGTVIGMVQAFISISQQEGSVSPKLLSDGIYTAMVTTVAGLIVGIIAYLAYNYLVSRVQKVIHKMEYTSIDFVDLLQEPR, encoded by the coding sequence ATGATCTTACTTCAAATCATGACTGATGTGGCAACCGAAGAAACGGCCAATCAGTCACTATCCATTATTGATTTAGCGCTGGAGGGCGGCTTCATGATGATTCCCATCGTGTTGCTTTCGTTCATTGCCATTTACATTTTCTTCGAACGCTTTCTCACCATCAACAAAGCGAATCAGGATCCTGATCCGTTTATGCATAAGGTGAAAGAGCTTGTGCTTAAAGGCGACATCAGCGGTGCCAAACTCTTGTGTTCGCAAACCGATTCACCCATTGCCCGCATGATTGAAAAGGGGATATCACGGATCGGTAGTCCGTTGAAGAACATTGAAGCATCTATTGAAAATGTGGGTAAACTTGAAATCTTCAGGCTTGAAAAAAACCTTTCTACGCTGGCCACCATTTCCGGAGCAGCTCCCATGATGGGCTTTCTCGGTACGGTTATTGGTATGGTTCAGGCATTCATTTCTATTTCACAGCAGGAGGGATCGGTTAGTCCCAAACTCTTGTCGGATGGAATTTACACCGCCATGGTTACCACGGTAGCCGGTTTGATTGTAGGCATTATTGCATACCTGGCGTACAACTACCTGGTATCAAGAGTGCAGAAGGTGATTCATAAAATGGAATATACATCCATTGATTTTGTTGACCTGTTACAGGAACCACGATGA
- a CDS encoding UDP-2,3-diacylglucosamine diphosphatase, with translation MSKRKKRELEIVVLSDIHLGTYGCHAEELLRYLKTIKPKKLILNGDIIDMWQFSKRYWPKSHMQVVKHITGLLTKGTKVIYLTGNHDEMLRKFAGFKLGSFQIENKLVLKLNGKRAWIFHGDVFDVTMQYSKWLAKLGAVGYDTLILINTFVNWCLKRFGREKISLSKRVKDSVKTAVKFITDFDKTAADIAISNQYDYVVCGHIHHPEIKSIETDKGSVTYLNSGDWVENLSALEYDGNRWSVYRYKDDPYASSMKLPKRLRHGLDTDEIFRDLVNEFLMVKK, from the coding sequence ATGAGTAAACGTAAGAAGCGCGAGCTTGAAATTGTAGTCCTCTCCGATATACACTTAGGCACCTACGGCTGCCACGCAGAAGAGCTTCTGCGTTACCTGAAAACCATCAAGCCCAAAAAATTAATCCTGAATGGCGACATCATCGACATGTGGCAATTCAGTAAGCGCTATTGGCCCAAGTCGCACATGCAGGTTGTCAAACACATCACCGGCCTGCTAACCAAAGGAACCAAAGTTATTTACCTTACGGGCAATCACGATGAGATGCTCCGCAAGTTTGCCGGGTTTAAGCTTGGGTCATTTCAGATTGAAAATAAGCTTGTGCTCAAGTTGAATGGAAAACGTGCGTGGATTTTTCATGGCGATGTGTTTGACGTAACCATGCAATATTCCAAGTGGCTGGCAAAACTTGGTGCGGTAGGGTATGACACACTTATTCTCATCAACACATTTGTGAATTGGTGCCTGAAGCGCTTTGGTCGTGAAAAGATTTCCCTTTCGAAGCGGGTAAAGGACAGTGTGAAAACCGCTGTAAAATTCATTACCGATTTCGATAAAACGGCTGCTGATATTGCCATTTCAAACCAATATGACTATGTAGTCTGCGGGCACATCCACCATCCCGAAATTAAGTCTATTGAAACCGACAAGGGTTCCGTTACTTACCTGAATTCCGGTGATTGGGTGGAGAATCTTTCTGCCTTGGAATATGACGGCAACCGCTGGTCAGTTTACCGGTATAAAGACGATCCGTATGCTTCATCCATGAAATTACCCAAACGGTTGCGCCACGGACTTGATACCGATGAAATTTTCAGGGATCTTGTCAATGAATTTTTAATGGTCAAGAAATGA